In Bombyx mori chromosome 11, ASM3026992v2, one genomic interval encodes:
- the LOC101736119 gene encoding phosphatidylserine decarboxylase proenzyme, mitochondrial, with translation MFPPTRLRSCLPVMNQMYKPRLRPHRPFRQTSTIQTKSFNTNANNKTKWLNFRAIFTRWMPLGSVMYVGWCYIRASIDYEVSKVEIKFYEMFPFRVTSRLWGKMAACEIPVSLRSFVYGTYIRMFSVNLNDAAVTDLKYYKSLSAFFTRPLRDGARYISAAPCVSPCDGVVLNCGPADTDKIEQVKGVTYSLEEFLGENKWLKRKDESYYNSLLKNKENILHQCIIYLAPGDYHRFHAPCDWTATFRRHFSGKLLSVNPWLAKLIPGLFTVNERAVYVGEWEYGFFSMTAVGATNVGSIEIFKDPELRTNTKGKRNRVNELELGQVCMSKGELFGQFNMGSTIILLFEAPKDFKFDMAAGDKVLVGQSLTKVTRQMTR, from the coding sequence ATGTTTCCGCCGACGCGCTTAAGGAGTTGCCTCCCAGTCATGAATCAAATGTACAAACCGCGGTTACGTCCACACAGGCCCTTCAGACAAACGAGCACAATTCAAACAAAGAGTTTTAATACGAACGCcaataataaaacgaaatggTTAAATTTCCGCGCGATATTCACTAGATGGATGCCTCTAGGGAGTGTTATGTACGTAGGTTGGTGTTACATTCGCGCTAGCATAGATTATGAAGTTTCAAAAGTCGAGATTAAATTTTACGAAATGTTCCCCTTCCGGGTGACCAGTCGATTGTGGGGGAAAATGGCGGCCTGCGAAATCCCGGTGTCCCTCCGCAGCTTCGTCTACGGCACGTACATAAGAATGTTCAGCGTGAACCTAAATGATGCAGCAGTCACCGACCTGAAATACTACAAAAGCTTATCAGCGTTCTTCACCAGGCCGCTCAGGGATGGCGCGAGATACATATCAGCAGCGCCCTGCGTATCGCCCTGTGACGGAGTAGTCTTGAACTGTGGCCCAGCTGATACCGATAAGATTGAACAGGTAAAAGGTGTGACATACAGCCTTGAGGAATTCCTCGGTGAAAACAAATGGCTAAAAAGGAAAGATGAGAGCTATTACAACTCCTTACTAAAGaataaagagaatatattacATCAGTGCATAATATATTTAGCGCCCGGGGATTATCACCGCTTTCATGCTCCTTGTGATTGGACTGCTACATTCAGGAGACATTTCTCAGGGAAATTGCTCTCTGTAAATCCTTGGTTGGCGAAACTAATACCTGGATTGTTCACTGTCAACGAAAGAGCTGTGTACGTCGGAGAATGGGAGTATGGCTTCTTCAGCATGACAGCCGTCGGAGCGACAAATGTGGGATCTATAGAAATATTCAAAGATCCAGAATTAAGAACGAACACTAAAGGTAAACGGAATCGTGTGAACGAACTCGAATTAGGGCAGGTATGCATGAGCAAAGGTGAACTCTTCGGTCAGTTCAATATGGGAAGTACTATCATACTGCTCTTTGAGGCCCCAAAGGACTTCAAATTTGATATGGCTGCTGGAGATAAAGTATTAGTTGGACAATCATTAACGAAAGTAACCAGACAAATGACGAGATGA